Proteins encoded in a region of the Capra hircus breed San Clemente chromosome 3, ASM170441v1, whole genome shotgun sequence genome:
- the GATAD2B gene encoding transcriptional repressor p66-beta isoform X3 codes for MDRMTEDALRLNLLKRSLDPADERDDVLAKRLKMEGHEAMERLKMLALLKRKDLANLEVPHELPTKQDGSGVKGYEEKLNGNLRPHGDNRTAGRPGKENINDEPVDMSARRSEPDRGRLTPSPDIIVLSDNEASSPRSSSRMEERLKAANLEMFKGKGIEERQQLIKQLRDELRLEEARLVLLKKLRQSQLQKENVVQKTPVVQNAASIVQPSPAHVGQQGLSKLPSRPGAQGVEQNLRTLQGHSVIRSATNTTLPHMLMSQRVIAPNPAQLQGQRGPPKPGLVRTTTPNMNPTINYQPQSSSSVPCQRTTSSAIYMNLASHIQPGTVNRVSSPLPSPSAMTDAANSQAAAKLALRKQLEKTLLEIPPPKPPAPLLHFLPSAANSEFIYMVGLEEVVQSVIDSQGKSCASLLRVEPFVCAQCRTDFTPHWKQEKNGKILCEQCMTSNQKKALKAEHTNRLKNAFVKALQQEQEIEQRLQQQAALSPTTAPAVSSVSKQETIMRHHTLRQAPQPQSSLQRGIPTSARSMLSNFAQAPQLSVPGGLLGMPGVNIAYLNTGIGGHKAPSLADRQREYLLDMIPPRSISQSISGQK; via the exons ATGGATAGAATGACAGAGGATGCTCTTCGCCTGAATCTGTTGAAGCGGAGCTTGGACCCAGCTGATGAGCGAGATGATGTCCTGGCTAAACGACTCAAAATGGAAGGGCATGAGGCCATGGAACGTCTGAAAATGTTGGCACTGCTCAAACGAAAGGATTTGGCAAATCTTGAGGTGCCACATGAGTTACCCACTAAACAAGATGGCAGTGGAGTCAAGGGCTATGAAGAGAAGCTTAATGGGAATCTCAGGCCTCATGGAGACAACAGGACTGCTGGAAGGCCAGGCAAAGAAAACATCAATGATGAACCTGTAGATATGAGTGCCAGACGGAG TGAACCAGACCGAGGAAGACTAACTCCCTCCCCAGACATCATTGTTTTGTCTGATAATGAGGCTTCCAGCCCCCGTTCCAGCTCCCGAATGGAAGAAAGACTCAAAGCAGCCAACCTAGAGATGTTTAAG GGGAAAGGCATTGAAGAACGGCAGCAACTCATCAAGCAGCTGAGAGATGAGCTGCGATTGGAAGAAGCCCGACTGGTGCTGTTAAAGAAACTGAGACAGAGTCAGCTACAGAAAGAGAACGTGGTCCAGAAG ACTCCAGTTGTACAGAATGCAGCATCTATTGTTCAGCCATCTCCTGCCCATGTGGGACAGCAAGGCCTGTCCAAGCTTCCCTCCCGGCCTGGGGCCCAAGGGGTTGAACAGAATTTGAGAACATTACAG GGTCACAGTGTCATCCGTTCAGCGACCAATACCACCCTCCCACACATGTTAATGTCTCAACGTGTGATTGCGCCAAACCCAGCCCAGCTACAGGGTCAGCGGGGCCCACCTAAGCCTGGCCTTGTACGCACCACAACACCCAATATGAATCCCACCATCAATTACCAACCG CAGTCAAGTTCTTCTGTTCCCTGTCAGCGCACAACATCCTCTGCCATCTATATGAATCTTGCCTCCCATATCCAGCCAGGGACCGTGAACAGAGTGTCCTCACCACTCCCTAGCCCCAGCGCCATGACAGATGCTGCCAACTCACAGGCTGCAGCCAAATTGGCTCTTCGCAAACAGCTGGAAAAGACACTCTTGGAGATTCCACCCCCTAAACCACCTGCTCCCTTGCTTCACTTCCTGCCTAGTGCAGCCAATAGCGAGTTCATCTACATGGTAGGCTTGGAGGAAGTCGTACAGAGTGTCATCGACAGCCAAG GGAAAAGCTGTGCCTCTCTTCTGCGGGTCGAACCCTTTGTTTGTGCCCAGTGCCGCACAGACTTCACCCCTCACTGGAAGCAGGAGAAGAATGGTAAGATTCTATGTGAGCAGTGTATGACCTCCAACCAGAAGAAGGCTCTAAAGGCAGAACACACCAACCGGCTGAAAAATGCTTTTGTTAAAGCCCTACAGCAGGAACAG GAAATTGAACAGCGATTACAGCAGCAGGCAGCCCTCTCCCCCACTACGGCTCCAGCTGTGTCCAGTGTCAGTAAACAAGAGACCATAATGAGACATCATACGCTTCGGCAG GCTCCGCAGCCCCAAAGCAGCCTCCAGCGTGGTATACCCACATCTGCCCGTTCCATGCTTTCCAACTTTGCACAGGCACCCCAGCTGTCTGTGCCAGGGGGCCTCCTTGGTATGCCAG GTGTCAACATTGCATACTTGAACACTGGTATCGGAGGACACAAAGCCCCCAGTCTGGCAGACCGACAGCGGGAATACCTTTTAGACATGATCCCTCCCCGGTCTATATCGCAGTCCATCAGTGGACAGAAATAA
- the GATAD2B gene encoding transcriptional repressor p66-beta isoform X1 translates to MCVRVHCRLKKLMMDRMTEDALRLNLLKRSLDPADERDDVLAKRLKMEGHEAMERLKMLALLKRKDLANLEVPHELPTKQDGSGVKGYEEKLNGNLRPHGDNRTAGRPGKENINDEPVDMSARRSEPDRGRLTPSPDIIVLSDNEASSPRSSSRMEERLKAANLEMFKGKGIEERQQLIKQLRDELRLEEARLVLLKKLRQSQLQKENVVQKTPVVQNAASIVQPSPAHVGQQGLSKLPSRPGAQGVEQNLRTLQGHSVIRSATNTTLPHMLMSQRVIAPNPAQLQGQRGPPKPGLVRTTTPNMNPTINYQPQSSSSVPCQRTTSSAIYMNLASHIQPGTVNRVSSPLPSPSAMTDAANSQAAAKLALRKQLEKTLLEIPPPKPPAPLLHFLPSAANSEFIYMVGLEEVVQSVIDSQGKSCASLLRVEPFVCAQCRTDFTPHWKQEKNGKILCEQCMTSNQKKALKAEHTNRLKNAFVKALQQEQEIEQRLQQQAALSPTTAPAVSSVSKQETIMRHHTLRQAPQPQSSLQRGIPTSARSMLSNFAQAPQLSVPGGLLGMPGVNIAYLNTGIGGHKAPSLADRQREYLLDMIPPRSISQSISGQK, encoded by the exons GATGGATAGAATGACAGAGGATGCTCTTCGCCTGAATCTGTTGAAGCGGAGCTTGGACCCAGCTGATGAGCGAGATGATGTCCTGGCTAAACGACTCAAAATGGAAGGGCATGAGGCCATGGAACGTCTGAAAATGTTGGCACTGCTCAAACGAAAGGATTTGGCAAATCTTGAGGTGCCACATGAGTTACCCACTAAACAAGATGGCAGTGGAGTCAAGGGCTATGAAGAGAAGCTTAATGGGAATCTCAGGCCTCATGGAGACAACAGGACTGCTGGAAGGCCAGGCAAAGAAAACATCAATGATGAACCTGTAGATATGAGTGCCAGACGGAG TGAACCAGACCGAGGAAGACTAACTCCCTCCCCAGACATCATTGTTTTGTCTGATAATGAGGCTTCCAGCCCCCGTTCCAGCTCCCGAATGGAAGAAAGACTCAAAGCAGCCAACCTAGAGATGTTTAAG GGGAAAGGCATTGAAGAACGGCAGCAACTCATCAAGCAGCTGAGAGATGAGCTGCGATTGGAAGAAGCCCGACTGGTGCTGTTAAAGAAACTGAGACAGAGTCAGCTACAGAAAGAGAACGTGGTCCAGAAG ACTCCAGTTGTACAGAATGCAGCATCTATTGTTCAGCCATCTCCTGCCCATGTGGGACAGCAAGGCCTGTCCAAGCTTCCCTCCCGGCCTGGGGCCCAAGGGGTTGAACAGAATTTGAGAACATTACAG GGTCACAGTGTCATCCGTTCAGCGACCAATACCACCCTCCCACACATGTTAATGTCTCAACGTGTGATTGCGCCAAACCCAGCCCAGCTACAGGGTCAGCGGGGCCCACCTAAGCCTGGCCTTGTACGCACCACAACACCCAATATGAATCCCACCATCAATTACCAACCG CAGTCAAGTTCTTCTGTTCCCTGTCAGCGCACAACATCCTCTGCCATCTATATGAATCTTGCCTCCCATATCCAGCCAGGGACCGTGAACAGAGTGTCCTCACCACTCCCTAGCCCCAGCGCCATGACAGATGCTGCCAACTCACAGGCTGCAGCCAAATTGGCTCTTCGCAAACAGCTGGAAAAGACACTCTTGGAGATTCCACCCCCTAAACCACCTGCTCCCTTGCTTCACTTCCTGCCTAGTGCAGCCAATAGCGAGTTCATCTACATGGTAGGCTTGGAGGAAGTCGTACAGAGTGTCATCGACAGCCAAG GGAAAAGCTGTGCCTCTCTTCTGCGGGTCGAACCCTTTGTTTGTGCCCAGTGCCGCACAGACTTCACCCCTCACTGGAAGCAGGAGAAGAATGGTAAGATTCTATGTGAGCAGTGTATGACCTCCAACCAGAAGAAGGCTCTAAAGGCAGAACACACCAACCGGCTGAAAAATGCTTTTGTTAAAGCCCTACAGCAGGAACAG GAAATTGAACAGCGATTACAGCAGCAGGCAGCCCTCTCCCCCACTACGGCTCCAGCTGTGTCCAGTGTCAGTAAACAAGAGACCATAATGAGACATCATACGCTTCGGCAG GCTCCGCAGCCCCAAAGCAGCCTCCAGCGTGGTATACCCACATCTGCCCGTTCCATGCTTTCCAACTTTGCACAGGCACCCCAGCTGTCTGTGCCAGGGGGCCTCCTTGGTATGCCAG GTGTCAACATTGCATACTTGAACACTGGTATCGGAGGACACAAAGCCCCCAGTCTGGCAGACCGACAGCGGGAATACCTTTTAGACATGATCCCTCCCCGGTCTATATCGCAGTCCATCAGTGGACAGAAATAA
- the GATAD2B gene encoding transcriptional repressor p66-beta isoform X2 → MCVRVHCRLKKLMMDRMTEDALRLNLLKRSLDPADERDDVLAKRLKMEGHEAMERLKMLALLKRKDLANLEVPHELPTKQDGSGVKGYEEKLNGNLRPHGDNRTAGRPGKENINDEPVDMSARRSEPDRGRLTPSPDIIVLSDNEASSPRSSSRMEERLKAANLEMFKGKGIEERQQLIKQLRDELRLEEARLVLLKKLRQSQLQKENVVQKTPVVQNAASIVQPSPAHVGQQGLSKLPSRPGAQGVEQNLRTLQGHSVIRSATNTTLPHMLMSQRVIAPNPAQLQGQRGPPKPGLVRTTTPNMNPTINYQPSSSSVPCQRTTSSAIYMNLASHIQPGTVNRVSSPLPSPSAMTDAANSQAAAKLALRKQLEKTLLEIPPPKPPAPLLHFLPSAANSEFIYMVGLEEVVQSVIDSQGKSCASLLRVEPFVCAQCRTDFTPHWKQEKNGKILCEQCMTSNQKKALKAEHTNRLKNAFVKALQQEQEIEQRLQQQAALSPTTAPAVSSVSKQETIMRHHTLRQAPQPQSSLQRGIPTSARSMLSNFAQAPQLSVPGGLLGMPGVNIAYLNTGIGGHKAPSLADRQREYLLDMIPPRSISQSISGQK, encoded by the exons GATGGATAGAATGACAGAGGATGCTCTTCGCCTGAATCTGTTGAAGCGGAGCTTGGACCCAGCTGATGAGCGAGATGATGTCCTGGCTAAACGACTCAAAATGGAAGGGCATGAGGCCATGGAACGTCTGAAAATGTTGGCACTGCTCAAACGAAAGGATTTGGCAAATCTTGAGGTGCCACATGAGTTACCCACTAAACAAGATGGCAGTGGAGTCAAGGGCTATGAAGAGAAGCTTAATGGGAATCTCAGGCCTCATGGAGACAACAGGACTGCTGGAAGGCCAGGCAAAGAAAACATCAATGATGAACCTGTAGATATGAGTGCCAGACGGAG TGAACCAGACCGAGGAAGACTAACTCCCTCCCCAGACATCATTGTTTTGTCTGATAATGAGGCTTCCAGCCCCCGTTCCAGCTCCCGAATGGAAGAAAGACTCAAAGCAGCCAACCTAGAGATGTTTAAG GGGAAAGGCATTGAAGAACGGCAGCAACTCATCAAGCAGCTGAGAGATGAGCTGCGATTGGAAGAAGCCCGACTGGTGCTGTTAAAGAAACTGAGACAGAGTCAGCTACAGAAAGAGAACGTGGTCCAGAAG ACTCCAGTTGTACAGAATGCAGCATCTATTGTTCAGCCATCTCCTGCCCATGTGGGACAGCAAGGCCTGTCCAAGCTTCCCTCCCGGCCTGGGGCCCAAGGGGTTGAACAGAATTTGAGAACATTACAG GGTCACAGTGTCATCCGTTCAGCGACCAATACCACCCTCCCACACATGTTAATGTCTCAACGTGTGATTGCGCCAAACCCAGCCCAGCTACAGGGTCAGCGGGGCCCACCTAAGCCTGGCCTTGTACGCACCACAACACCCAATATGAATCCCACCATCAATTACCAACCG TCAAGTTCTTCTGTTCCCTGTCAGCGCACAACATCCTCTGCCATCTATATGAATCTTGCCTCCCATATCCAGCCAGGGACCGTGAACAGAGTGTCCTCACCACTCCCTAGCCCCAGCGCCATGACAGATGCTGCCAACTCACAGGCTGCAGCCAAATTGGCTCTTCGCAAACAGCTGGAAAAGACACTCTTGGAGATTCCACCCCCTAAACCACCTGCTCCCTTGCTTCACTTCCTGCCTAGTGCAGCCAATAGCGAGTTCATCTACATGGTAGGCTTGGAGGAAGTCGTACAGAGTGTCATCGACAGCCAAG GGAAAAGCTGTGCCTCTCTTCTGCGGGTCGAACCCTTTGTTTGTGCCCAGTGCCGCACAGACTTCACCCCTCACTGGAAGCAGGAGAAGAATGGTAAGATTCTATGTGAGCAGTGTATGACCTCCAACCAGAAGAAGGCTCTAAAGGCAGAACACACCAACCGGCTGAAAAATGCTTTTGTTAAAGCCCTACAGCAGGAACAG GAAATTGAACAGCGATTACAGCAGCAGGCAGCCCTCTCCCCCACTACGGCTCCAGCTGTGTCCAGTGTCAGTAAACAAGAGACCATAATGAGACATCATACGCTTCGGCAG GCTCCGCAGCCCCAAAGCAGCCTCCAGCGTGGTATACCCACATCTGCCCGTTCCATGCTTTCCAACTTTGCACAGGCACCCCAGCTGTCTGTGCCAGGGGGCCTCCTTGGTATGCCAG GTGTCAACATTGCATACTTGAACACTGGTATCGGAGGACACAAAGCCCCCAGTCTGGCAGACCGACAGCGGGAATACCTTTTAGACATGATCCCTCCCCGGTCTATATCGCAGTCCATCAGTGGACAGAAATAA